From the genome of Eremothecium gossypii ATCC 10895 chromosome I, complete sequence:
TGCGGACAAGCGATTGTTATCGCCAGACGTTCCGGTCATATCCGAACGAGGACTGTAGTGGTGCCGATGGTGCCGATGGGCTGGATTGTGGCACTTCTGTTTTTGTTTCGATGGCTTGATAACGGGGTCATCAACATCCCATGACTCCGGAGCCGTCCACTGCGCAGCTCCCTTGGTATGGCGAACTTCCCTCGCAGGAAGCTTCTGTGGCCGCGGCATGTGCACAACAGGCTTGCCGGCGTTTGCCATATTTACCTCCAGATTGGCATTCGTAGTGGTCTCAGTCTGTTGCTGATAGGCACTCGTTATGTCAGAGAGGTTGTTCAGGTCCATGTCTAAATTAAAGAATGTTGTGTTTACGCCCGACTCGTGCTCGTTGGAAGCCTCCGCATTATCCCACGGCACATGCACAGGAGAGCCAGTGCTCCTGTCACCGCCTTGCTGGGCAGCAGCGCTCGATGCGCTAGAAAGGGCAGTGGTAGTGGGCGACACAGGCTTGTATTCCTGCAACGAGAGCCTCTGTCCGTCAGGAAGCTGAATTATCGACGCACTCCCGCCGCTGGCCGTCGACCCACGCCTACTGTCCGCTGAAGACGTCGATATTGTGCCCTTACTGTCTCGCCTGGCTTCATTTCCATGGATGAATGTGTTCACCTTACGCCGCAGCGAAgacggcgccgccgcgacGTCCGCATCAGCCGCCGCGGAAGTCTCCGAGCCATTGATGGAGCTCTTGCGGCCGGTCAGGCGCTTAAAAAACGAGCCTGCGCGCGATGGTATGCGCCGTATTGGCGGAGGCGCGCCTGTGGCCCGCGCATCGTCGTCCTCAGCGGCAGACTGCATGGTCACGTTACGCACAGGCCGCAGCTGCTTTGCCAGCGGCGAGCTCGGGTGCTGGCTCACGCGCGCAAAGCTCGCGTGATGCAACCCGCGACTGTGCTTCATATGTGGCGGCAAGTCGCTGCCCGGCTCCACAATCCGTCCGCCGCTCCGCACCTCGTGCTCCAATGGCGCCTCCTGCGAGTTGCTCGATAGGCTCGACCAGCTGTCATCGACAGAGTCGCGCCGCGACcccgccgccagcccgTCCGCGCCGCGTTCCCAACCTCCGCGCCCATCTGTCCTGCCTGCAGCCCGGCGCTCGCCCGCTCTGTGCGCTTTTCTATCCATCGAATTATTCTGCTCAGCAATCCGCTCCGCTAAGCTTCTGGAACGACTTCAGCGTGTTCTGTACGACCCGCGTGCTCTTCTTTTACCTGCTAGAAGAGCTCTTCGCCCCGTTGCGGCTGTGGTTCACGACAATCCGTGTCCATGCCGAAGGCTCCTTATTAAAACAAGCTTGCCGTACGATATGATATTAATAATCCCATGGCCCTACGCTGAACTACGCTAATGCCGAAGCCCAAGATACTGCCGACTCTCGGGTCCAGCTGCTACCAGCAGCCAATAACCACTAAGCGGTTGCTGCGCGCTGTATGTGTATTCGTCAGCATTTTTGCGCGTTGAGCTATATAAGTGAAAAAAGCTCAAGGAACGGACGGTGGTGGAAGATCGTCCAAGAACTGTAGCATTAATCATGCCTGAATCCTCTTCTGTGCCAGGTGTTTCACAAGGTAGTAGTACCGACAAGCCAAAGCCATGCTGTGTGTGCAAGCCCGAGAAGGAAGCGAGAGACAGCTGTCTGCTGTTCAACGGCGT
Proteins encoded in this window:
- the COX17 gene encoding copper metallochaperone COX17 (Syntenic homolog of Saccharomyces cerevisiae YLL009C (COX17)) gives rise to the protein MPESSSVPGVSQGSSTDKPKPCCVCKPEKEARDSCLLFNGVDAVKCQELVQKYKDCMKGYGFEV